The following proteins come from a genomic window of Peromyscus eremicus chromosome 23, PerEre_H2_v1, whole genome shotgun sequence:
- the Rnf6 gene encoding E3 ubiquitin-protein ligase RNF6, with amino-acid sequence MNPSRPRSSGSGEEISFQENERRWQQERLHREEAYYQFINELSDEDYRLMRDQNLLGTPGDITSEELQQRLDRAKEQLASQPGLRSGSSDGDSENLREHSDEDSLLRWLNTFRRTGNVTRSGQNGNQSWRAVSRTNPNSGEFGFSLEIHINPDNRGSGAHGEDYTDIPVSGVSRDPRQQRSSSPVAMRTRSQTSRSSSGGDSSVPGGRRGARGQGSVQGLFSARGRLRNGIGGTLGVPRVSGHRPNVINTHTNQSDGSNLRQRERQRFGAAHIWENGARSNVTVRNTNQRLEPIRLRPALSSRSRSPIQTQNGTVYPNSQRQSRPLQQTGRNRSVRDRGVTQVFLEQDRARRGTVYTPLSNSRLVSRITVEEGETTRSSAATQRHPAITLDLQVRRIRPGETRDRDSIANRTRSRAGLAERTVESNSGGFHRTISHLERSGVRTYVSTITVPLRRISENEVVEPSSVALRSILRQIMTGFGELSSLMEVDPESENQGNGQRLPELYLELNNVDVTNNSGQQGGDSSQARQAQEDSAEMLDVSEPSPPQALNEGSRNSRRLRRADSVVETGTLPILRLAHFFLLNEGDEDPVRGLTKEQIDNLSTRSYEQNGVESELGKVCSVCISDYVAGNKLRQLPCQHEFHIHCIDRWLSENCTCPVCRRPVLELGAANNG; translated from the exons ATGAATCCATCCAGACCTAGATCAAGTGGTAGTGGAGAAGAAATCTCATTTCAAGAAAATGAGAGAAGATGGCAGCAAGAGCGTCTCCACAGAGAAGAAGCCTATTACCAGTTTATTAATGAGCTCAGTGATGAAGATTATCGGCTAATGAGAGACCAGAACCTTTTAGGCACCCCTG GAGACATAACATCAGAGGAGCTACAGCAGCGCTTAGATAGAGCAAAGGAGCAGCTGGCATCCCAGCCTGGCTTGAGGAGTGGGTCAAGTGACGGAG ACTCAGAAAACCTTAGAGAACATTCAGATGAGGATTCTCTGCTACGATGGCTGAACACTTTTCGGCGCACTGGAAATGTGACTCGAAGTGGACAGAATGGGAACCAAAGTTGGAGGGCTGTGAGCCGAACAAACCCAAACAGTGGAGAGTTTGGGTTCAGCCTGGAAATCCACATAAATCCTGACAACAGAGGCTCTGGAGCTCATGGAGAGGATTATACAGACATTCCTGTGTCCGGTGTTAGCAGAGATCCTAGGCAGCAAAGATCATCTAGTCCTGTGGCTATGCGAACAAGAAGCCAAACCTCCAGGAGTTCCAGTGGCGGTGACTCCAGTGTCCCAGGGGGTAGGCGTGGTGCAAGGGGGCAGGGTTCAGTGCAAGGATTGTTCTCAGCACGGGGAAGGTTAAGAAATGGAATTGGAGGAACACTTGGTGTGCCTAGAGTTAGTGGCCATCGCCCTAATGTTATCAACACTCACACAAACCAGTCAGATGGTAGTAATCTCAGGCAAAGGGAACGGCAGCGGTTTGGAGCAGCACATATTTGGGAAAACGGGGCTAGAAGTAATGTTACAGTGAGAAACACAAACCAAAGATTAGAGCCAATAAGATTACGTCCTGCTCTCAGTAGTCGAAGCCGGTCCCCAATTCAGACACAGAATGGTACTGTATATCCTAATTCCCAAAGGCAGAGTAGACCACTACAACAGACTGGTAGGAACAGATCTGTTAGGGATAGAGGTGTAACTCAAGTCTTTCTGGAACAAGATAGAGCACGCAGAGGTACCGTTTATACGCCGCTGTCCAACTCAAGACTTGTGTCAAGAATAAcagtagaagaaggagaaaccaCCAGGTCCTCAGCTGCCACACAGCGCCATCCAGCAATCACACTAGACTTGCAAGTCAGGAGGATTCGTCCTGGAGAAACTAGAGATAGGGATAGCATTGCAAATAGAACCCGGTCgagggcagggctggcagaaAGAACAGTTGAAAGCAACAGCGGAGGCTTTCACAGAACCATTTCTCATTTAGAGCGGTCAGGGGTCCGAACCTACGTGAGTACCATAACAGTTCCTCTTCGGAGGATCTCTGAGAACGAGGTGGTTGAGCCATCCTCCGTGGCTCTTCGGTCAATTTTAAGGCAGATCATGACTGGGTTTGGAGAGCTGAGTTCTCTAATGGAAGTGGATCCTGAGTCAGAGAATCAAGGAAATGGTCAGCGTTTACCAGAGCTGTACCTAGAACTGAATAACGTAGATGTGACTAACAACAGCGGTCAACAGGGTGGAGATTCCTCACAAGCCAGGCAGGCCCAAGAAGACAGTGCTGAAATGCTAGATGTAAGTGAGCCCAGCCCGCCACAGGCCCTCAACGAGGGCAGTAGAAATAGCAGGCGGTTACGGAGGGCAGACAGTGTAGTCGAGACTGGAACATTACCCATTCTGCGCCTTGCTCATTTCTTCTTACTGAATGAAGGCGATGAGGATCCAGTTCGTGGTTTAACCAAAGAGCAGATTGACAATCTTTCTACCAGGAGCTATGAACAAAATGGGGTTGAGAGTGAGTTAGGTAAAGTCTGTAGTGTGTGCATCAGTGACTATGTGGCTGGGAACAAGCTCCGGCAGCTGCCGTGTCAACATGAGTTCCACATTCACTGTATTGATCGCTGGTTGTCAGAGAACTGCACCTGCCCTGTCTGCCGGCGGCCTGTTTTAGAGCTGGGGGCTGCAAACAATGGGTGA